The following proteins come from a genomic window of Populus alba chromosome 12, ASM523922v2, whole genome shotgun sequence:
- the LOC118060499 gene encoding pectin acetylesterase 9 has translation MELAVAMLLILLNLASWCVLSEGRLLVDMTLVSDASSIGAFCLDGSLPAYHLHRGFGAGASNWLLQFEGGGWCNDIQSCLDRAKTKHGSSLYMNKLEDFNGILSNDASLNPDFYNWNRVKLRYCDGGSFSGDAKFDNGTSVLYFRGQKIWEAIILDLLPKGLGNADKALLSGCSAGGLSSFLQCENFYRALPTNTSVKCLSDAGFFLDERDITLNYTMRTFFENLVSLQGIEKNLDKNCTSFLDNPKLCMFPQYFLNYMATPFFILNTAYDVYQFHHALVPPSADMNGDWKRCKLSIASCTPQQLDILQGFRGDMLAALSSFLKDSTSGGMFINSCFAHCQSETQETWFALGSPSIQDKTIAGAVGDWYFSRNISKLIDCAYPCDASCHNIIAQVS, from the exons TTTGCTTGGATGGAAGTTTGCCTGCGTATCATCTGCACAGAGGATTCGGAGCTGGTGCAAGCAACTGGCTTTTGCAATTTGAG GGAGGTGGGTGGTGCAATGATATACAATCATGCTTGGATCGAGCCAAAACGAAGCATGGATCTAGCCTTTACATGAACAAGTTGGAGGATTTCAATGGAATCCTAAGCAACGATGCTTCACTTAATCCAG attttTATAATTGGAACCGTGTGAAGCTTAGATATTGTGATGGAGGTTCGTTTTCTGGAGATGCCAAATTTGACAATGGG ACATCAGTCCTTTACTTCAGAGGACAAAAGATTTGGGAAGCAATCATTCTTGATCTCCTCCCCAAAGGTTTGGGGAATGCAGACAAG GCTTTGCTTTCAGGTTGCTCTGCTGGTGGTTTATCATCCTTTCTCCAATGCGAAAACTTTTACCGGGCATTACCGACGAATACCAGTGTGAAATGCTTGAGCGAtgctggattttttttggatga AAGAGACATCACTCTGAACTACACCATGAGGACCTTCTTTGAAAACCTTGTTTCTCTACAG GGAATTGAAAAGAATCTGGATAAAAACTGCACTAGTTTCCTTGACAATCCAAAACTG TGCATGTTTCCACAGTATTTCTTGAATTACATGGCGACACCATTCTTCATCCTGAACACAGCCTATGATGTATACCAA TTCCATCATGCATTGGTTCCGCCCTCTGCTGACATGAATGGAGACTGGAAGCGTTGCAAGCTTAGTATAGCATCATGTACTCCACAGCAGCTTGACATACTGCAAG GTTTCAGGGGTGATATGCTGGCGGCATTGAGTTCGTTTCTCAAGGATTCCACAAGCGGGGGAATGTTTATAAATTCATGCTTTGCTCATTGCCAAAGTGAGACACAAGAAACATGGTTTGCACTTGGGTCCCCGAGTATCCAGGACAAG ACTATTGCAGGAGCAGTTGGTGATTGGTATTTTAGTAGAAACATAAGCAAATTAATCGACTGTGCGTATCCTTGCGACGCTTCCTGCCATAACATCATTGCACAG GTTTCCTAG